From the bacterium genome, one window contains:
- the atpA gene encoding F0F1 ATP synthase subunit alpha, translating to MKKIQSEEISAILLREIENFDKELDVEEVGTVLEVGDGIARVYGLSRCMAGEMLDFGNDIYGLALNLEENNIGVVILGDYVHIREGDQVKLTGRVLEVPTGKALVGRVVNPLGQPLDGKGPIVTDRSRLVEFRAPGVVYRQPVKQPLQTGVKAVDSMIPIGRGQRELIIGDRGTGKTAIAVDAIINQKGLGVICVYVAIGQKSSSVAAVVERLREHGAMDYTIVVSASASDPAPLQYIAPYAGAAMAEEFMYDKENRYEIHDTLCIYDDLSKQATAYRQLSLLLRRPPGREAYPGDVFYLHSRLLERAAKLSDEMGGGSMTALPIIETQAGDVSAYIPTNVISITDGQIYLEPNLFFSGVRPAINVGISVSRVGGNAQIKAMKKVAGSLRIDLAQYRELEAFAQFGSDLDKATQRQLARGARLVEILKQPQYRPMPVQEQVVLIYAATKGMLDVLPVDSLFRFEQEFLEAMRTRHADLLERVAKEKDLPEDLSKTLDKVIGEFVEQFGKTV from the coding sequence ATGAAGAAGATACAATCCGAAGAGATCAGCGCCATCCTTCTGCGCGAGATCGAGAACTTCGACAAGGAGCTCGATGTCGAGGAAGTTGGCACTGTGCTCGAGGTGGGCGACGGGATAGCCCGCGTGTACGGCCTTAGCCGCTGCATGGCAGGCGAGATGCTCGATTTCGGCAACGACATCTACGGCCTGGCCCTGAACCTCGAGGAGAACAACATCGGCGTGGTCATCCTGGGCGATTATGTGCATATCCGCGAGGGAGACCAGGTCAAGCTCACTGGCCGCGTGCTGGAAGTGCCGACCGGCAAGGCCCTGGTCGGCCGTGTGGTCAACCCGCTGGGCCAGCCGCTGGACGGCAAGGGTCCGATCGTGACCGACCGCAGCCGTCTGGTGGAGTTCCGCGCCCCCGGCGTGGTCTACCGTCAGCCGGTCAAGCAGCCGCTCCAGACCGGAGTCAAGGCAGTGGACTCGATGATCCCCATCGGCCGTGGTCAGCGCGAGCTGATCATCGGCGACCGCGGCACCGGCAAGACCGCCATCGCGGTGGATGCGATCATCAACCAGAAAGGCCTGGGCGTGATCTGCGTCTACGTGGCCATCGGACAGAAATCCTCCAGTGTAGCCGCGGTGGTCGAGCGTCTGCGCGAGCACGGGGCGATGGATTACACCATCGTGGTCTCGGCCTCGGCCAGCGACCCGGCCCCGTTGCAGTACATCGCCCCCTACGCCGGGGCGGCGATGGCCGAGGAGTTCATGTACGACAAGGAAAACCGCTACGAGATCCACGACACGCTCTGTATCTATGACGATCTGTCGAAGCAGGCCACGGCCTATCGCCAGCTCAGTCTCCTGCTGCGCCGTCCGCCCGGACGCGAAGCGTACCCCGGCGACGTGTTCTACCTGCACAGCCGTCTGCTGGAGCGCGCGGCCAAACTGAGCGACGAGATGGGCGGCGGCAGCATGACCGCCCTGCCGATCATCGAGACCCAGGCGGGCGACGTTTCGGCCTACATCCCGACCAACGTGATCTCGATCACCGACGGCCAGATATACCTGGAGCCGAACCTGTTCTTCTCGGGCGTGCGGCCCGCGATCAATGTCGGCATCTCGGTCAGCCGTGTCGGCGGCAACGCACAGATCAAGGCGATGAAGAAAGTCGCCGGCAGCCTGCGTATCGACCTGGCCCAGTACCGCGAGCTGGAGGCTTTCGCCCAGTTCGGCTCCGACCTGGACAAGGCCACTCAGCGCCAGTTGGCTCGTGGCGCGCGCCTGGTGGAAATCCTGAAGCAGCCGCAGTACCGCCCGATGCCGGTCCAGGAGCAGGTGGTGCTGATCTACGCCGCCACCAAGGGGATGCTGGACGTGCTGCCCGTAGACTCGCTGTTCCGCTTCGAGCAGGAGTTCCTCGAAGCCATGCGCACCCGCCATGCCGACCTGCTGGAGCGCGTGGCCAAGGAGAAAGACCTGCCCGAGGACCTGAGCAAGACGCTGGACAAGGTGATCGGCGAGTTCGTGGAACAGTTCGGCAAGACCGTTTGA
- the atpE gene encoding ATP synthase F0 subunit C, translated as MQGLIAHLAAGLGAGLAVIGAGYGIGRLAQGALEGMARQPEAGGDIRTAMIIAAALIEGIAFFALVICILLAFKA; from the coding sequence ATGCAGGGACTGATAGCTCATCTCGCGGCCGGCCTGGGCGCCGGCCTGGCTGTGATCGGTGCGGGTTACGGTATCGGCCGTCTGGCCCAGGGTGCTCTCGAGGGCATGGCCCGTCAGCCCGAGGCCGGTGGCGACATCCGTACGGCGATGATTATCGCCGCGGCGCTGATCGAAGGTATCGCCTTCTTCGCACTGGTTATCTGCATCCTTCTGGCTTTCAAGGCCTAA
- the atpG gene encoding ATP synthase F1 subunit gamma, which produces MAKAREIKKRITAVRTTRKITRTMEMVSTSKLKRFQDMAVASRPYSEALGEVLKALRSSPAAKSHPLIVERTPLKRVGLVALTSNRGLCGAFNNSIARLTLEKCKEYKSKGIEVDLFLLGKKGNAFFRHRNLPAAYSDITLADQFTSEGSVEFARLLMQKFLSGEIDQVEVAYSRFLSAGSQSIRMERLLPLAAPTGSEREATETDFIFDPSADEIVEAVLPLALRSTVYRMVVENIASEHAARRNAMKLATDNADEMITFLTRSFNRERQSQITQELTEIIGGSNAIA; this is translated from the coding sequence ATGGCAAAAGCACGCGAGATAAAAAAGCGGATCACCGCGGTCCGGACGACGCGCAAAATCACGCGCACGATGGAGATGGTCTCCACCTCCAAGCTCAAGCGTTTCCAGGACATGGCCGTTGCCTCGCGCCCCTACTCCGAGGCGCTGGGTGAGGTCTTGAAAGCCCTGAGGAGCTCGCCCGCGGCCAAATCGCACCCGCTGATCGTGGAGCGGACGCCGCTCAAACGGGTGGGCCTGGTGGCCCTGACCTCCAACCGCGGCCTCTGCGGTGCTTTCAACAACAGCATCGCGCGCCTGACTTTGGAAAAGTGCAAGGAATACAAGTCCAAGGGTATCGAGGTGGACCTGTTCCTGCTGGGTAAGAAAGGCAACGCTTTCTTCCGTCACCGGAACCTTCCGGCGGCCTACTCCGACATCACGCTGGCCGACCAGTTCACCTCGGAAGGTAGTGTGGAGTTCGCCCGCCTGCTGATGCAAAAATTCCTGTCCGGTGAGATTGACCAGGTGGAGGTGGCCTACAGCCGCTTTCTCTCGGCCGGCTCGCAGAGCATCCGCATGGAGCGCCTGCTGCCGTTGGCCGCTCCGACCGGCTCGGAGCGCGAGGCCACCGAGACCGATTTCATCTTCGATCCCTCGGCGGACGAGATAGTGGAGGCAGTCCTTCCACTGGCCCTGCGCAGCACGGTCTACCGGATGGTGGTGGAAAATATCGCCAGCGAGCACGCCGCGAGGCGCAACGCGATGAAGCTGGCCACGGACAATGCGGATGAGATGATCACTTTCCTCACCCGCAGCTTTAACCGCGAGCGTCAGTCACAGATTACGCAGGAGCTGACCGAGATCATCGGCGGTTCCAACGCAATCGCCTGA
- the atpF gene encoding F0F1 ATP synthase subunit B, with translation MAQTGLLDINPGLIFWTLVTFVVLLIILKKFVWGPILDAVDRRETSLREMFENAEKSRSDADALLKEYKEQLAKARDEVNRILEDGKVRAGKNADEIMNKARSEAQQFIERAKAEISQEREKAVDEIKQQVVRISLNAAEHLIEKSLSDAEHRGFIEQAISDIDARIK, from the coding sequence ATGGCTCAAACTGGTCTTCTCGACATAAACCCTGGTCTGATCTTCTGGACCCTCGTCACGTTCGTCGTGCTCCTGATCATCCTCAAGAAATTCGTCTGGGGACCGATCCTGGATGCGGTGGACCGCCGGGAAACCTCGCTGCGTGAGATGTTCGAGAACGCCGAGAAATCCCGCAGCGACGCCGACGCCCTGCTCAAGGAGTACAAGGAGCAACTGGCCAAGGCGCGTGACGAGGTCAACCGGATCCTTGAGGACGGTAAGGTCCGCGCCGGAAAGAACGCCGATGAGATTATGAACAAGGCGCGTTCCGAGGCGCAGCAGTTTATCGAGCGGGCCAAGGCCGAAATCTCTCAGGAGCGGGAAAAGGCGGTCGACGAGATCAAGCAGCAGGTGGTCAGGATCAGCCTGAACGCCGCCGAGCATCTTATCGAAAAAAGCCTCTCCGATGCGGAACATCGGGGTTTCATCGAGCAAGCAATCTCCGATATTGACGCCAGGATAAAATGA
- the atpB gene encoding F0F1 ATP synthase subunit A: MIHLLNAAVETAAHGAAEAAEHGGGGAHDAGEIMQHLIAHVFDHPLITIPWKPFGVDISITKLTLMMWISAALIFIVFRTLAVRQRSVGARGRFVNFFEPFVIYVRDEMVYPLMGNVRGKRYLPLFLTQFFFLLFCNLLGMVPWMSTPTGNMAVCAAMSFTTLFTIFAMGMMEQGVFKFFKHLVPSGMPVLLLPILFVIEFVGIFIKCFALTIRLFANMTSGHIVILTFLGLIFIFQSYFVAVPSIGFALFIYMLELFVAFLQAFVFVMLSIIFINMAIHPEH; the protein is encoded by the coding sequence ATGATACATCTGCTTAATGCGGCCGTCGAGACAGCGGCCCACGGGGCGGCCGAGGCCGCCGAGCACGGCGGCGGCGGAGCTCACGACGCCGGCGAGATCATGCAGCACCTGATTGCCCATGTTTTCGACCACCCGTTGATCACCATCCCTTGGAAGCCTTTCGGCGTCGACATCTCGATCACCAAGCTCACCCTCATGATGTGGATTTCCGCCGCGCTGATCTTCATCGTGTTCCGCACCCTGGCGGTCAGGCAGCGTTCGGTGGGCGCGCGCGGGCGGTTCGTGAATTTCTTCGAGCCGTTCGTGATATACGTGCGTGACGAGATGGTCTACCCGCTGATGGGTAATGTGCGCGGCAAGCGCTACCTGCCGCTGTTCCTGACCCAGTTCTTTTTCCTTCTGTTCTGCAACCTGCTGGGCATGGTTCCCTGGATGTCCACCCCCACCGGCAACATGGCGGTCTGCGCGGCCATGTCGTTCACCACGCTGTTTACGATCTTCGCGATGGGGATGATGGAGCAGGGCGTGTTCAAGTTCTTCAAGCACCTGGTGCCCTCCGGGATGCCGGTGTTGCTGCTGCCGATTCTGTTTGTCATCGAGTTTGTCGGCATCTTCATCAAGTGCTTCGCTCTGACCATCCGTCTATTTGCCAACATGACCTCCGGGCACATCGTGATCCTCACGTTCCTGGGCCTGATCTTCATCTTCCAGAGCTATTTCGTCGCGGTCCCCTCGATCGGGTTCGCGCTGTTCATCTACATGCTGGAGCTGTTCGTCGCCTTCCTGCAGGCGTTCGTGTTCGTGATGCTCTCGATCATCTTCATCAACATGGCAATACACCCGGAACACTGA
- the atpH gene encoding ATP synthase F1 subunit delta: MTNSVAAKEYAKALFLLARRTDRIEVIAGDFEAFIHILETDPKLRLFLLAPQISAEKKGQVFRDALGGKVDDNFLRFLLVVFEKRRHDLLEEINVAYHEELDRYYDRVEVAAATAVEMTESENSALSAKLAGRLGKKIVLRTKVDPRLLGGLVCRIGDVVYDGSLRRRIDRLYHQMLKAQ; encoded by the coding sequence ATGACAAATTCAGTCGCAGCGAAAGAATACGCCAAGGCGTTGTTCCTCCTGGCCCGGCGCACCGACAGGATCGAGGTGATCGCCGGTGATTTCGAGGCTTTCATCCACATCCTGGAGACGGACCCGAAGCTGAGGCTGTTCCTTCTGGCGCCGCAGATCAGCGCCGAAAAGAAAGGCCAGGTCTTCCGGGATGCTCTCGGGGGCAAGGTGGATGACAATTTCCTCCGCTTCCTGCTGGTGGTGTTCGAAAAACGCCGGCATGACCTTCTGGAGGAAATCAACGTGGCGTACCACGAGGAACTCGACCGCTACTATGACCGCGTTGAAGTTGCGGCGGCCACTGCGGTGGAGATGACCGAAAGTGAGAACAGTGCTCTTTCGGCCAAGCTGGCTGGTCGCCTGGGTAAAAAAATCGTGCTCAGGACTAAAGTCGATCCGCGCCTCCTGGGCGGGCTGGTCTGCCGAATCGGGGACGTGGTTTACGACGGGAGCCTGCGCCGGCGCATCGACCGTCTATACCACCAGATGTTGAAAGCGCAATAG